A portion of the Magnolia sinica isolate HGM2019 chromosome 17, MsV1, whole genome shotgun sequence genome contains these proteins:
- the LOC131230415 gene encoding uncharacterized protein LOC131230415 isoform X2 produces the protein MAPIYYIIIAFPCMVGAMALAMFHIYRHLLNYTEPTYQRYIVRIIFMVPVFALLSFLSLVFNESSIYFNSIREIRFIRRCKQGCLQFVILKPVLVAVTFIFYAKGKYEDGNFSATQAYLYVTIIYTISYSMALYALALFYVACRDLLRPFNPVPKFVMIKSVVFLTYWQGVLVFLAAKSGFLSNPEEAAEFQNFIVCLEMLVAALGHRYAFPYKEYAGANIGASRGLTGNLVHALKFNDLYHDTVHQFAPTYHDYVLYNSCEGEEGATKYRSRTFVPTGQEMDDVRKNKHTLGNKIDNIQLSSPSSSGTITPEILNTVRDSMDPQVMKPPLLMEPSDSLQQSYDLSLVELDLSSYPEEVPAVSDSGTQ, from the exons ATGGCACCGATTTACTATATCATCATCGCATTCCCTTGTATGGTTGGAGCAATGGCACTGGCAATGTTTCATATATACAGACACCTTCTCAATTACACCGAACCTACTTATCAGCGCTACATTGTTCGCATCATTTTTATGGTTCCG GTTTTTGCGCTCTTGTCCTTCCTCTCCCTGGTCTTCAATGAGAGCTCCATCTATTTTAATTCAATCCGAGAAAT TCGCTTCATACGGAGGTGCAAGCAAGGGTGTCTGCAGTTTGTGATTCTGAAACCCGTCTTAGTCGCAGTTACATTCATATTCTATGCAAAAGGGAAATATGAAGATGGAAATTTTAGTGCAACACAAGCGTATCTATATGTCACAATCATCTATACCATATCATATTCAATGGCACTGTATGCCTTGGCCTTGTTCTACGTGGCATGCAGAGATCTCCTTCGGCCATTCAATCCGGTTCCAAAGTTTGTCATGATCAAATCTGTTGTTTTCCTCACGTATTGGCAG GGTGTTTTGGTTTTTCTTGCTGCCAAGTCTGGATTCCTAAGCAATCCAGAAGAAGCTGCTGAATTCCAAAATTTTATCGTATGCCTTGAGATGCTTGTTGCGGCCCTTGGTCATCGTTATGCATTTCCATACAAAGAGTATGCAGGTGCGAATATCGGTGCCTCTCGTGGTTTGACAGGCAATCTTGTCCACGCGTTGAAGTTCAATGACTTATATCATGACACAGTCCACCAG TTTGCTCCTACTTATCATGACTACGTACTGTACAATAGTTGTGAGGGTGAAGAGGGAGCAACAAAATATCGATCTCGCACCTTTGTTCCAACTGGACAGGAGATGGATGATGTGAGAAAGAACAAACATACACTTGGGAACAAAATAGATAATATACAGCTATCAAGCCCATCCTCCTCTGGCACCATCACTCCCGAGATATTGAACACAGTACGGGACTCGATGGATCCTCAAGTGATGAAACCTCCACTACTTATGGAGCCTTCGGATTCTCTCCAACAGTCATATGACCTGTCACTGGTTGAATTAGATTTGTCTAGCTACCCTGAAGAGGTTCCTGCAGTCAGTGACTCTGGTACACAATAA
- the LOC131230415 gene encoding uncharacterized protein LOC131230415 isoform X3 has translation MYEAWVIYNFLSLCLAWVGGPGAVVVSLGGRILKPSWCLMTCCFPAIPLDGRFIRRCKQGCLQFVILKPVLVAVTFIFYAKGKYEDGNFSATQAYLYVTIIYTISYSMALYALALFYVACRDLLRPFNPVPKFVMIKSVVFLTYWQGVLVFLAAKSGFLSNPEEAAEFQNFIVCLEMLVAALGHRYAFPYKEYAGANIGASRGLTGNLVHALKFNDLYHDTVHQFAPTYHDYVLYNSCEGEEGATKYRSRTFVPTGQEMDDVRKNKHTLGNKIDNIQLSSPSSSGTITPEILNTVRDSMDPQVMKPPLLMEPSDSLQQSYDLSLVELDLSSYPEEVPAVSDSGTQ, from the exons AT GTATGAAGCTTGGGTCATTTATAATTTCCTTTCACTGTGCCTGGCTTGGGTGGGAGGACCAGGTGCTGTTGTTGTAAGCTTAGGTGGTCGGATTCTGAAGCCATCATGGTGTCTGATGACATGTTGCTTCCCAGCAATACCTTTAGATGG TCGCTTCATACGGAGGTGCAAGCAAGGGTGTCTGCAGTTTGTGATTCTGAAACCCGTCTTAGTCGCAGTTACATTCATATTCTATGCAAAAGGGAAATATGAAGATGGAAATTTTAGTGCAACACAAGCGTATCTATATGTCACAATCATCTATACCATATCATATTCAATGGCACTGTATGCCTTGGCCTTGTTCTACGTGGCATGCAGAGATCTCCTTCGGCCATTCAATCCGGTTCCAAAGTTTGTCATGATCAAATCTGTTGTTTTCCTCACGTATTGGCAG GGTGTTTTGGTTTTTCTTGCTGCCAAGTCTGGATTCCTAAGCAATCCAGAAGAAGCTGCTGAATTCCAAAATTTTATCGTATGCCTTGAGATGCTTGTTGCGGCCCTTGGTCATCGTTATGCATTTCCATACAAAGAGTATGCAGGTGCGAATATCGGTGCCTCTCGTGGTTTGACAGGCAATCTTGTCCACGCGTTGAAGTTCAATGACTTATATCATGACACAGTCCACCAG TTTGCTCCTACTTATCATGACTACGTACTGTACAATAGTTGTGAGGGTGAAGAGGGAGCAACAAAATATCGATCTCGCACCTTTGTTCCAACTGGACAGGAGATGGATGATGTGAGAAAGAACAAACATACACTTGGGAACAAAATAGATAATATACAGCTATCAAGCCCATCCTCCTCTGGCACCATCACTCCCGAGATATTGAACACAGTACGGGACTCGATGGATCCTCAAGTGATGAAACCTCCACTACTTATGGAGCCTTCGGATTCTCTCCAACAGTCATATGACCTGTCACTGGTTGAATTAGATTTGTCTAGCTACCCTGAAGAGGTTCCTGCAGTCAGTGACTCTGGTACACAATAA
- the LOC131230415 gene encoding uncharacterized protein LOC131230415 isoform X1, translated as MAPIYYIIIAFPCMVGAMALAMFHIYRHLLNYTEPTYQRYIVRIIFMVPVFALLSFLSLVFNESSIYFNSIREMYEAWVIYNFLSLCLAWVGGPGAVVVSLGGRILKPSWCLMTCCFPAIPLDGRFIRRCKQGCLQFVILKPVLVAVTFIFYAKGKYEDGNFSATQAYLYVTIIYTISYSMALYALALFYVACRDLLRPFNPVPKFVMIKSVVFLTYWQGVLVFLAAKSGFLSNPEEAAEFQNFIVCLEMLVAALGHRYAFPYKEYAGANIGASRGLTGNLVHALKFNDLYHDTVHQFAPTYHDYVLYNSCEGEEGATKYRSRTFVPTGQEMDDVRKNKHTLGNKIDNIQLSSPSSSGTITPEILNTVRDSMDPQVMKPPLLMEPSDSLQQSYDLSLVELDLSSYPEEVPAVSDSGTQ; from the exons ATGGCACCGATTTACTATATCATCATCGCATTCCCTTGTATGGTTGGAGCAATGGCACTGGCAATGTTTCATATATACAGACACCTTCTCAATTACACCGAACCTACTTATCAGCGCTACATTGTTCGCATCATTTTTATGGTTCCG GTTTTTGCGCTCTTGTCCTTCCTCTCCCTGGTCTTCAATGAGAGCTCCATCTATTTTAATTCAATCCGAGAAAT GTATGAAGCTTGGGTCATTTATAATTTCCTTTCACTGTGCCTGGCTTGGGTGGGAGGACCAGGTGCTGTTGTTGTAAGCTTAGGTGGTCGGATTCTGAAGCCATCATGGTGTCTGATGACATGTTGCTTCCCAGCAATACCTTTAGATGG TCGCTTCATACGGAGGTGCAAGCAAGGGTGTCTGCAGTTTGTGATTCTGAAACCCGTCTTAGTCGCAGTTACATTCATATTCTATGCAAAAGGGAAATATGAAGATGGAAATTTTAGTGCAACACAAGCGTATCTATATGTCACAATCATCTATACCATATCATATTCAATGGCACTGTATGCCTTGGCCTTGTTCTACGTGGCATGCAGAGATCTCCTTCGGCCATTCAATCCGGTTCCAAAGTTTGTCATGATCAAATCTGTTGTTTTCCTCACGTATTGGCAG GGTGTTTTGGTTTTTCTTGCTGCCAAGTCTGGATTCCTAAGCAATCCAGAAGAAGCTGCTGAATTCCAAAATTTTATCGTATGCCTTGAGATGCTTGTTGCGGCCCTTGGTCATCGTTATGCATTTCCATACAAAGAGTATGCAGGTGCGAATATCGGTGCCTCTCGTGGTTTGACAGGCAATCTTGTCCACGCGTTGAAGTTCAATGACTTATATCATGACACAGTCCACCAG TTTGCTCCTACTTATCATGACTACGTACTGTACAATAGTTGTGAGGGTGAAGAGGGAGCAACAAAATATCGATCTCGCACCTTTGTTCCAACTGGACAGGAGATGGATGATGTGAGAAAGAACAAACATACACTTGGGAACAAAATAGATAATATACAGCTATCAAGCCCATCCTCCTCTGGCACCATCACTCCCGAGATATTGAACACAGTACGGGACTCGATGGATCCTCAAGTGATGAAACCTCCACTACTTATGGAGCCTTCGGATTCTCTCCAACAGTCATATGACCTGTCACTGGTTGAATTAGATTTGTCTAGCTACCCTGAAGAGGTTCCTGCAGTCAGTGACTCTGGTACACAATAA